Below is a genomic region from Microbacterium esteraromaticum.
TCGGGATCGCTCGAGAGCGCGGGGTATGTGCGAGCGGATGCCGGCGACGAGGCCGACATCGTGATCATCAACACCTGCGCCGTCCGTGACAACGCCGCCGGGAAGCTGTACGGCACCCTCGGCCACCTCAAGTCCCGCAAGGACAAGCACGAGGGCATGCAGATCGCCGTCGGCGGCTGCCTCGCGCAGATGGATCAGCAGGCGGTGCTCGACAAGGCGCCGTGGGTCGACGTCGTCTTCGGCACGCACAACATGGGCTCGCTGCCGGGCCTGCTCGAGCGCGCCCGCCACAACGGAGAGGCCGAGCTCGAAATCCTCGAGTCGCTCGAGATCTTCCCCTCCACGCTGCCCACCAAACGCGACTCCGCGCACAGCGGATGGGTGTCGATCTCAGTCGGCTGCAACAACACGTGCACCTTCTGCATCGTTCCGAGTCTGCGTGGGAAGGAGAAGGACCGTCGGCCGGGCGACATCCTCAACGAGATCCGCCTCCTCGTGGAGGACGGAGCCATCGAGGTCACGCTGCTGGGCCAGAACGTGAACTCGTACGGCGTCGAGTTCGGCGACCGCCAGGCGTTCAGCAAGCTGCTGCGCGCCGCGGGCGAGATCGAGGGCCTCGAGCGGATCCGCTTCACCAGTCCGCACCCTGCGGCGTTCACCGACGACGTCATCGACGCGATGGCGGAGACGCCGAACGTCATGCCGCAGCTGCACATGCCCCTGCAGTCGGGAAGCGACAGCATCCTCAAGGCGATGCGCCGCTCGTACCGCAGCTCGCGCTACCTCGGCATCATCGAGCGCGTGCGAGAGCGCATCCCGCACGCCGCGATCACCACCGACATCATCGTCGGCTTCCCCGGCGAGACCGACGAGGACTTCGAGGACACGATGCGCGTCGTCGAGCAGTCCCGGTTCTCAGGCGCCTTCACCTTCCAGTACTCCATCCGCGAGGGCACGCCGGCAGCCACAATGGAGAACCAGGTTCCCAAGGAGGTCGTGCAGCAGCGCTACGACCGCCTCATCGCCCTGCAGGAGCGCATCTCGCTCGAAGAGAACCAGAAGCAGGTGGGCCGCGAGGTCGAGGTGCTGGTATCGGTGGGCGAGGGCAAGAAGGATGCCGAGACGCACCGTCTCACGGGCCGTGCGGAGGACAACCGCCTCGTCCACTTCGAGGTGACTCCCGGCTCCGAGCTGCCTCGACCTGGAGATGTCGTCACGGTGAGGATCACTCACGGAGCACCGTTCCATCTGCTCGCGGACGACCCGACCGGAGCTCCTCTTCGCATCCGCCGCACCCGCGGCGGTGACGCATGGGACCGCGCTCAGGCGGCGTCGTGTGGCGTGCCCGCACCGGCCGGTGAGTCGGGCGCACCCCGAGCGGTCTCGCTCGGCCTGCCGACGCTGCGGCCCGTCGGATCTTGACCGGCAGCCCCGCACCGCATCACGGGCCGCGCCTGTGGGCGATCGTCGGCGCCACCGGCACAGGCAAGAGCGAGCTGGCCCTCGACCTCGCCGAACACCTGCGCAGACAGGGCAGCCCTGCCGAGATCGTCAACGCCGACGCCATGCAGCTGTACCGGGGCATGGACATCGGCACAGCCAAGCTCCGCATCGACGAGAGACGGGGCATCGCGCACCACCTGCTCGACGTCCGCGATGTCTCGGACGAGGCGGCCGTCGCCTGGTATCAGCCGATCGCCAGAGAGGCGATCAGCGGAATCCACGCTCGAGGGGGAGACGCGATCCTCGTCGGCGGATCAGGACTGTACGTCTCGAGTGTGATCTTCGACTTCCGCTTCCCGCCGAGGGATGCCGCCGTCAGGTCGCGACTGGAGGCAGAGCTCGCGGAGAGCGGTGCCGGAGAGCTCTTCGAGCGGCTGCGTCAGCGGGACCCGGCGACCGCGGCGCGGATCGATCCGAAGAACGGCCGGCGTGTCGTCCGTGCGCTCGAGGTGATCGAGCAGGGCGGCTCCACGCATGGCGCCGCCCTGCCGGACGAGCCCGAGCTGTGGCATCCGCGGACCCGCATCATCGGGTTGCACACACCGAGGGAGCAGCTGGTCGAGCGCCTCGACCGGCGGGTCGAGCGCATGTGGCGCGAAGGGATGCTCGGCGAGGTCGAGCGGCTGCGCGCCGACGGCATCGAGGGCGGAGTCACGGCGTCGCGCGCGATCGGGTACGCCCAGGCGCTCGCACAGCTGCGGGGCGAGATGACGCAGGATGCGGCGATCGCCGAGACGCAGGCCCTCACCCGACGTTACGCGCGCAGGCAGGTGTCGTGGTTCAAGCGCTATGCCGACATCGAATGGGTCGAGCATCCCGTCGACATGTCCGCTCTGGCCAACTGATCTGGCGAGTGTCGGAGGCACGGGGCACGATGGGCGGATGGCCACCCACTACTACACAGCCTCGTCACTCGACGGATTCATCGCGACGAGCGAGCACTCGCTCGACTGGCTTCTGACACAGGACATCGACCTGGGAGGCCCCATGGCCTATCCGGAGTTCATCGCGAGGATCGGTGCGCTCGCGATGGGGGCGTCGACGTTCGAGTGGATCATGCGTCATGAAGACGGGCGCTGGGACTACGAGCAGCCGACCTGGGTGTTCGCGCACCGCGAGCTCACCGCGCCTGAGAAGGGCGATGTGCGATTCGCGAAGGGTGACGTGCGGTCGATCCACGCGGAGATGACCGCCGCCGCAGACGGGAAGGATCTGTGGGTCGTCGGCGGGGGAGACCTCGCGGGGCAGTTCGCCGACGCCGGACTGCTGGATGAGATCTGGGTGCAGTACGCGCCGGTGACGCTCGGGTCCGGCGCCCCACTGCTGCCGCGTCGGATGGATCTCGAACTGATCGATGTCGATCGGAACCGGGCGTTCGCCTGCGCGCGCTATCGTGTGCTGACCGCAGTGAAGAATGGAGCGCACGCATGACGGTGCAGATCAGGGCCTTCGTCGACGAGGACACCGACGCAGTGGTGGCCCTGTGGCACGAGGCGGGGCTCACCCGCGCGTGGAACGATCCGCATGCCGA
It encodes:
- the miaB gene encoding tRNA (N6-isopentenyl adenosine(37)-C2)-methylthiotransferase MiaB — its product is MSSLSSEPTIIAPSDAAITADGRRRSYEVRTFGCQMNVHDSERLSGSLESAGYVRADAGDEADIVIINTCAVRDNAAGKLYGTLGHLKSRKDKHEGMQIAVGGCLAQMDQQAVLDKAPWVDVVFGTHNMGSLPGLLERARHNGEAELEILESLEIFPSTLPTKRDSAHSGWVSISVGCNNTCTFCIVPSLRGKEKDRRPGDILNEIRLLVEDGAIEVTLLGQNVNSYGVEFGDRQAFSKLLRAAGEIEGLERIRFTSPHPAAFTDDVIDAMAETPNVMPQLHMPLQSGSDSILKAMRRSYRSSRYLGIIERVRERIPHAAITTDIIVGFPGETDEDFEDTMRVVEQSRFSGAFTFQYSIREGTPAATMENQVPKEVVQQRYDRLIALQERISLEENQKQVGREVEVLVSVGEGKKDAETHRLTGRAEDNRLVHFEVTPGSELPRPGDVVTVRITHGAPFHLLADDPTGAPLRIRRTRGGDAWDRAQAASCGVPAPAGESGAPRAVSLGLPTLRPVGS
- the miaA gene encoding tRNA (adenosine(37)-N6)-dimethylallyltransferase MiaA — encoded protein: MTGSPAPHHGPRLWAIVGATGTGKSELALDLAEHLRRQGSPAEIVNADAMQLYRGMDIGTAKLRIDERRGIAHHLLDVRDVSDEAAVAWYQPIAREAISGIHARGGDAILVGGSGLYVSSVIFDFRFPPRDAAVRSRLEAELAESGAGELFERLRQRDPATAARIDPKNGRRVVRALEVIEQGGSTHGAALPDEPELWHPRTRIIGLHTPREQLVERLDRRVERMWREGMLGEVERLRADGIEGGVTASRAIGYAQALAQLRGEMTQDAAIAETQALTRRYARRQVSWFKRYADIEWVEHPVDMSALAN
- a CDS encoding dihydrofolate reductase family protein; translated protein: MATHYYTASSLDGFIATSEHSLDWLLTQDIDLGGPMAYPEFIARIGALAMGASTFEWIMRHEDGRWDYEQPTWVFAHRELTAPEKGDVRFAKGDVRSIHAEMTAAADGKDLWVVGGGDLAGQFADAGLLDEIWVQYAPVTLGSGAPLLPRRMDLELIDVDRNRAFACARYRVLTAVKNGAHA